ATAATGATGCCGCTTGAGTGAACAAACGCCATTTGGTACAGATAGGACAGGGTGTCAGCAACACTGTCTGCAGTGATTTTGTCTAGTGGAGTGGTCTCAAAGAGCCAGGTAGTGCACTTCACATCAGCTTTTGGTATTTCCTCCTCAGAACCTTGCGCTGAGGTATCTTCAGGCTCCTTGATTTTGTCAAGTGGCTGTGATTCAAACAGCCAAGTGCAGCGTTTCACATCTCCTTTCTGGCTGTCTTCTCTGTGGACCGTTTTTACCAGACATTGCTCCTGAGGTTCCCCTTTCAGACTGTCAATGGTTTGATTCTCAAAGAGCCAGGTGGAGGTCCTGACATCGCCCTGCTGGACGTCAGTGACACTAACCATTCGCATGAATTTCTGGCATGACTGCTCAGATTCAAATATCTGTTTATTGAGTTGCACATTACTGCTTCCCAAGTCTTCAATGACCCTGACAGAGGGCTCATCTCGGCTAGTCAGGGAGTCCAAAGGTTGTGTCTCAAACTTCCATCTGGCGGATTTCACATCTCCTTTCTGGACATCTTCCTGGGTTACAGCTCGGATGACATAAACTTCCTTGTCTGCCTTGATGGCGTCAAGGGGTTTTGTCTCAAACATCCATCTTGCTCCTCTTACATCACCACTCATTACCTCTTCTTTTTTCACAGTTGTAACTTCATGAAACTGTCCCTCTTTATCTCTGATGGCATACAGTGGCAGGGATTCAAACATCATTGTGCTTGACTTTACGTCAACACTGCTCACAGGCTGTTCCACAGAGTCTGACTTCTGTTCAAAGGGCTGGTCCTGGATTTTGTCCAGTGAGGAGGTTTCAAATACAAACCTTTTGTTCTGTACATCGCCACCTTCTTCACCAGTGACCCTCTGAATGTTTGAACCCTCAATGTCCTTATTCATCTGGTTCATGGGAGAGTTTTCAAACATCCAGGTACATTTATGTACAGAACCTTTTATAAGGTGTTCGTCTTGGTTCTGTTCATCAGATGTCACCATTTCTGACCCTATTTCATCGAGGGAGTGGGATTCAAAAAGTTCCTTGACTCGTGAGACATCTCCAGACTGAAAGTTGACCTGGCTGACACATCTCACATTGTGTTCAGAGTTTGCATCCTTTCCAATTCTATTCAAGGTTTCAGtttcaaaaacatgtttgactgtttgaaCACCAACCTCCGATTTGAGAGAATCCTGAATGGTGTTGCATAGCTTCAGATTGTACTCTTCGCCATCTTTGATAATGTCTAGAGGCTGTGATTCGAAAAGCCAAGTAATGGACTTGACATTGGTATTGTCAATGGCTTctttatcattattaatttCTGATTTGTCATAAAGCATGTTCATTGGTTGTGTCTCAAATAACCATTTACAGTTCTTGACATTACCTTTACGATGCTCCTCTTCTACAGAAACATCCTGCTCTATCTGGTTGAACTTGGAGTGGATCCCATCTATTGTCTGGGTTTCAAAAAGCCACTTTGCCATCTTGACATCGCCCACTGTATCCTCTTGTCTGGTGATGCCTTTGATCACCTCAacattgtcttttctttctgcaagCTCGTCTAAAGGCTTTGTCTCAAACATCCATTTATAGTTTTGGACCTTTCCTTTGATTAATTCTTCTCGGCTGACTGTTGTGACCGTATGGAGGTTTCCGGAGCCATCCTTTATTGCGTATAAGGGAGTTGTCTCGAACATTTCTTTGGTACCTTTTACATTTCCTGCTGCAATAGCTTTTTCCCCTCCAATAAACTCTTCATCAGACTGAGCGATTTTGCTCAGTGGAATTGTTTCAAAAAGATGTTTGAATCCTTTAACATCGCCCTTTTCAATCTCTTGTTCTTCAAATGAGGTGTTCTTTTGAATGCCGCAGCTctcaaatattagttttttgCCTTTTACTTCTCCTTGTTCATCAGCTGAAAGGGTAACTTTCTTTAAATGCCCAACTTCATAGCTGTCATTAAGGGTCTCCATGGGTTGAGTTTCGAACAGCCACAGAGAAGTCTTGACATCTCCCGCAATAATTTCTTCCTTTTCCAAAGACTGCTCTGCTGAGTCTCCTTTTAGTGCTGCCAAGGGCTGCATCTCAAAGAGCTTCCTCTTGTTCACAACATCGGCCTCTCCAGCGCAATCAGCCACAGTTCCTTCAAACTTGTCCACTCCGACAACCTCTTGTATTGTGTCAAATGACTGAGTTTCAAACATCCACCTCTTTTGGTCAACTCCTCCTCTGTGCCCCTCTTCCAGAGATATACCCCGAATTATTTTCACCCCATCTGTTCCCTTATTAATCAGGTCCAAAGGCTGGGTTTCAAAAAGCCAACGAGCAGTGctgatgttgctgctgttgaTCTCCTCCCTGCAGATGGATTTAATCTCATGGATATTGCCACTGTTGTCTCTGATGGCACACCAAGGGTCTGCCTGGAAGAGTTTTAAAGTTTTCTGGACATCTCCTTTCTGCTCCTGAAGCTCAGATCTCAGTTTGAGGAAGCTGTGGTCTTCTATGGAGTTGCAGCGTTCAAAGTCACTCAATGGTTTAGACTCAAAAAGCAGCCGAGCCCCTGTCACATCTCCTGACTGGATAGGTTCTTTCAGCACTGCTTCAACCAGTTCACCCTCATCTCTTTCTGGTTTATTTAGAGAATCTAAAGGCTGGGTCTCAAATAGCCATGTTGATGTTCTCACATCCCCTCTGACAGAAGTCTGTCTTTCAGCAGACATGTGTTGGGTGCTGTCAACATGCTCAAACATAGAGGAGGTACCTCTGACGTTTCCACCTTTTAActccacatcatccaccagCTTCTTGGTTGCATGAGGATCCCCAATATTGTCCAGAGTCCAGTTCTCAAAGATCCACCTCATGGACTGCACTTCACATTGATAAGCTGCGTCCGCTGCTTGAGTATTTTCTGGCTGCACTGCCTTCATTATCTCATCATCCACTGCGTCATCGAGACTTGCCCTTAGATCTGGATGGATGTGTTTAAAGAGCCTCTTTAGCTCACTCTTATTCCGTTGCTGGTAAAACGTGGAAAAGGTTTCTTTAGGTGGAGGCAGAGGGAGGCCACCTATTGCTGAGGGCCCTTCATAGTCAAGGGGTCTAGGTGGTacgggaggaggtggggggagaggcaggtcatcttcatcatgagaTGATTGTGAAACTGTGATTTTCCTGCCTGCTTCAGCCATCTTTAAATGAAAGACAGATGGGAGTAACATTGTTAGATTTCAATAATCAAAAACAGCATTAGTTAACGTGCAAATATTGGAATGGCATGCATTTTTGCAAATTAAGCCATACTTTACCTTTGTTTATGCTCGCTTGATGTTATTCACAGCAAACCATCCTCTGTCACACCAGAGTTAACGAAACACTTTATAGCTGTTAGTAAGCAGACATCAAACAGACATCTAGGCTTTACTCCAAATGCACCAAGTTACATTAATTTCTAAATGTCTTAATTTAGAAATACAAATCTGgcgtgttttttcttttcgcTGCAAGGGTCCAAGGACAGAGGATATTGTATgctatacagattgtaaagcctctgaggcaaatttgtgaaataaatgaaattgaattgaattaaatcagcATTAACTTAATGTGTTTGGCTACATTGGGGCATTGGAAACAATCTGCATACACaaaaattacatattttcaaCTTTTGAATGGGAATCTTGGAGGCCAACAGTTGTACTGAGATGGAGCAGAATTATAACTCATTTGAAGTACAGTAATCTCACAAGTGTATCATTCTTGTTTTatctctgtttttggtctccaccaactctaCATTTTTAGCCAGTctatgctccactatgttctcCAGCTGGTTGCTAATGTTGTCTATTTGGTaggagagagtttttttttctggaatcAGATGCCTACTGTGGTCGAGAACTGATGAGTGCAGCGCGACCGAACCAAAATAGTGAAGTTGCCAAACCAGAACAATGAGTTGACGGGAACCTTATATGGCTGATAGCTATCTGTGGGTTTGTCACCACGAACAGCACCTTTCACATATATGTGGTTATTTGATCTAAAACGATACAGGATCGTATCGCAATATTTCTCGTTGCAATACTGTCTCACACCAAGTATCAATCTTTTATTATATAAGCTATACATATTGCATTATACATATTGAATCTTTTGGTCAAATGCAGTCCACTAGATGGTGCTGGGTATTCTCTGGTGAAGTCATTGGGATTGGACCATGTCGTGGACTGTAATACAAACGATTGAGTTTGTCAGGTATGATGCAACATGTACTACTGTGTTGGTCAGTCTGCCTGCTTTAATGACAAACCTATATTGCTGTAATAAAAATGAAGTGAGATGAACTGAGTGAAAACCTTATTTTATAAAATGGATGTTGACAAATATATTTTGTGATTTAATGATAAAATCATTTAATAGTGTTTATATTGTGTGAATAGTGTAAGAATTGTAGCTCTGTAATTGTTCTACTGTACCGGTCAAAGAGGCCTTTGACCCAAGATGGATGCAACCAACCTcagcacttttttattttacattctgTGTAATGGAAAgtcaaaaaaaaagtgtcacttTCTAAATATGCAAGCATCTGGCAGATAGTTTACTTTTTGTGTCAGTCTTCAAAATTTAGAtttactgtgtcacattttGGTGGAGCCCATTGAAATTTCAAAAATGTCTAGTTTTAAGGAAATCTACTAATGGTGGTCAGCTCTGGGCAATATACATTACTGTGAAATGCCATACTAGTCATTGTCTGTTGATTGTAATGCCAAGGCCATTTGAAaagaacattgtaaacacagaGCAGTTAAGTTGTTGTTCACTGTAAATTTCATTAAAttgtggttttatctggaccgtGGTCCTGCCTGACACCTACTGcttttatcataattattattgttagttgCATGCACCGTTaaagtgttttttgggggtggtTTCCGATGTGAAGTCCCGTGGCAGagggtgtcgtatgtgtacatattgtaaagccctctgaggcaaatttgtcacttgtgattttgggctatgctaaataaatataatttatttgaattaatttgtgCTGTTATGTTGCttcttgatttttttaatatgtgtgaAAGGTTGTCTTTGGTCAAACAAGCGAGTCAGTTACAAAGCACACATACTAATAACAGAACCCACACAGTGTAGTAAAGGATGCTAACTGAACTATACAGTACCTTACTGTTTTTAGATCTCGTTCCTGGAGTACTGACAAATTCCTGTAgaacagaaaaataacaaattagTAAGTTACATACTTTTCTGTAAAAGTGTATATTATCGCTGTGCGTGCTATACAAGTATTCAATAGattctttgtaaaaatgttgaGTCGCTCCCATTGAGAAAGAGCATTGTGGTTATTCCCTATTGAAGCCCTTGACCTCAATGTGTGGAGAGGAATGAGAGGCATTTCAGGAACTCACTGGCTGTGCTGAGCCTCCTGTGGAGTCGATAGCTGCTGCTCTTGACAGATAGACGGCCGATCTGTCTCTCACCGAGGAGGAAGTAGCTATcttgttgctgctttgtcttGTTGGGGTGCTCCCCTTCGTCAGTGATGAACTATATTTGTCATCTGCAATAgaacagacaaaataaatccaATACATTTACCtcacatatctatatattttgtataatgtGCTCAGTAGTAAGAATAACTGAAGGAAAAATAACCATTTAACGGTGTCTCCTTCGCTGGTTTAGATTTGttgacacacactttaaaaatagGACTCCTTTTCAGTGTCCAGAAATAAGTGTTGCGTGTGACCAACCAGTTAATGATAACACTGTGTCTGTATTCTTAGTAGAAGTCTTTCTTATCACTGTTGCAGTTCCCTCTTGACTTGTGGAAACTATTCCATCTGCAACAAGGCCTACAGTATGTGGCGTCCTAACGGTGATTCTGAGTAGCTCAGAGGACTTCATTATTCAAATGAACCAACATATGATTTATTGTGCAGGGAAACATTGTAACAAACAAGTGAGTTTACAAAGGCTTTGATCCCACTAGCTGACAGGACAAACAGGCCTGCCTGCTGCTGTGGGACCACCACCAAACTGCATGCCATAGACTGACCATGAcgccagagaaaaaaaaagggaaaaaaagcagcaactGCTAGCTCAGCTGGAGTGACACAGATTATTTGCACATTGTTTGCGGGAGCTCTCTGCCATCAAACCATCAACACCTGGCCAAAAGGAATGCGCCCGCCTGACCCCGTAAAAAGTATCGAGATGGTCTGAGCTTGGTGTGCGTTCGATCGCCTGGTTTGGTTTACTCAGCATGAATACAGTTCTTTGATTGATTGAAAAAAGCCAATGGCATCACCTGAGAACAGTTTGAATAAAGTACACGGTGGATGTGTCgtatttcaacaacaacaacaacaaccgcatTACGAACAATGTGACCAGAGGTCGACAGCACAGACTGCTGCACAGGCCATCCGGCTGGGCAGATTTGAGCACACCTCCCCTTTTCACACACTAAGCCCTCGCAGGACAAAAGGATGGACCAGTAAGCTGGCGCCTCTCACGAGTCCGGACTTAAACTATTTTCATAGATGGGTGAGCAGACTGAATGAGGCACCCGAGTGCCATGCGTGTCCTGTTGAAGTCCTCACCCACTCGACCGAGGGGTCAACTTCATCACTTATCACCATACATACAAACCAATAGCGGGTTGAAAATACTGATGTGTAAAAAGCCAGTAGTTACCAAATGAAAAGTGACTCCAAGCTTCATTAAACTCTGCTACCTTCCTCAGTGATTCCTACCCTTTGGAAGCACTTTCTGCTGACATCTCTTTGATCTGAGGTGTGTTCTCCAGGAATGAAGAGGAGCTATTAGCGGCACAGTAATGTGGGGGGCGTTTTGGGCTGCCGGCAGCTGTACAAATGATGCTGAAATGCAGTTGCTATTTGTTCTTCACTACGACCACCTTCACCGCCGTCAGCTGTCGGCGATTGACGCCACATTCACAGACTGTAATAAAAACCAGCATGCCAAAAGGCACCACTGTGTAGTACACCGGTCGATTAAAGTTAGGTCTGATTGTCCTTATTGCTTTAGTGGCAGATATCTGCTTCCCATGCCACGGTTCATCATGACTCTTGTGATAATAGAAAGACGGAAAGCCACTGATTGACTGTTGTCTGACCTCCCATTCCAGACATTTCTatgaataaatggatgaaaaCTGATAGCCACTTAAGACGTAATGCAGATGCCAGCCATATAGTCACACTGCAATTTGTGAGTTTGTTTAGCTCTGATATCACTATCACAATAGCCATAATATGAGTAAAATGAAAAGCATTTagatctttttttgtgtcttctCTTTGTTCAAAGTCCGAAATTGAATAATGTATTCTAAGCTTCTATCCTTTAAATTAATTGTGAAAAAGTATTTGGTTTGTCATCGAAATGAAActtaatattttgaatattgttatactaaaaataaaagcaaagagCATCCACTAAACTCCATGTTCTTATCCTACAGATCAATCACCTCAGACAGAATAAAGTAGCTTTCTCAGTCACcatcatacagtatattttacaTTGGCTACGCATTCGCCTCAGTTTCCCACAAGTCAAAACTCATGATACTCACTCGAATACCATCCAGCGTCGTTCTCTGTCACTTCCCTGTGTATCTCCGCTGTGGTGGATAACTTAAGGCCCAATACAGCCTGTGTCTCTCCGTCCCTGTGACTGAACTCTTCCTAGTCCTGTGGTCCCGGCGACAGCTGATTTTTATCAGATCCCACTGCCCCAGTGGGAAGACTCCGGCTATTTTGGGAGGGTGGGCTGGCGGCTGCTGCTCGGCTGAGTCAATCACCTCGGTTAGTCACTG
This Cyclopterus lumpus isolate fCycLum1 chromosome 17, fCycLum1.pri, whole genome shotgun sequence DNA region includes the following protein-coding sequences:
- the xirp1 gene encoding xin actin-binding repeat-containing protein 1, producing METFGLRRTQSLRSLSGVQERSWVMPAPTRWDRKSVSQLVQHYQSCADLRGIKKQEHKLQVSVSCVDGGWRQLESGDNGALWGAGRSSNLSRSRSMDVLPQKESSATKALCALFESKAKLQQGFNSSPRLNASATGSNAGRDCPLLDGRSHKETSTQRAAQLEGRKDMNGLPESSARASRYLQDDKYSSSLTKGSTPTRQSSNKIATSSSVRDRSAVYLSRAAAIDSTGGSAQPEFVSTPGTRSKNSKMAEAGRKITVSQSSHDEDDLPLPPPPPVPPRPLDYEGPSAIGGLPLPPPKETFSTFYQQRNKSELKRLFKHIHPDLRASLDDAVDDEIMKAVQPENTQAADAAYQCEVQSMRWIFENWTLDNIGDPHATKKLVDDVELKGGNVRGTSSMFEHVDSTQHMSAERQTSVRGDVRTSTWLFETQPLDSLNKPERDEGELVEAVLKEPIQSGDVTGARLLFESKPLSDFERCNSIEDHSFLKLRSELQEQKGDVQKTLKLFQADPWCAIRDNSGNIHEIKSICREEINSSNISTARWLFETQPLDLINKGTDGVKIIRGISLEEGHRGGVDQKRWMFETQSFDTIQEVVGVDKFEGTVADCAGEADVVNKRKLFEMQPLAALKGDSAEQSLEKEEIIAGDVKTSLWLFETQPMETLNDSYEVGHLKKVTLSADEQGEVKGKKLIFESCGIQKNTSFEEQEIEKGDVKGFKHLFETIPLSKIAQSDEEFIGGEKAIAAGNVKGTKEMFETTPLYAIKDGSGNLHTVTTVSREELIKGKVQNYKWMFETKPLDELAERKDNVEVIKGITRQEDTVGDVKMAKWLFETQTIDGIHSKFNQIEQDVSVEEEHRKGNVKNCKWLFETQPMNMLYDKSEINNDKEAIDNTNVKSITWLFESQPLDIIKDGEEYNLKLCNTIQDSLKSEVGVQTVKHVFETETLNRIGKDANSEHNVRCVSQVNFQSGDVSRVKELFESHSLDEIGSEMVTSDEQNQDEHLIKGSVHKCTWMFENSPMNQMNKDIEGSNIQRVTGEEGGDVQNKRFVFETSSLDKIQDQPFEQKSDSVEQPVSSVDVKSSTMMFESLPLYAIRDKEGQFHEVTTVKKEEVMSGDVRGARWMFETKPLDAIKADKEVYVIRAVTQEDVQKGDVKSARWKFETQPLDSLTSRDEPSVRVIEDLGSSNVQLNKQIFESEQSCQKFMRMVSVTDVQQGDVRTSTWLFENQTIDSLKGEPQEQCLVKTVHREDSQKGDVKRCTWLFESQPLDKIKEPEDTSAQGSEEEIPKADVKCTTWLFETTPLDKITADSVADTLSYLYQMAFVHSSGIIIEANESRNVMMAKYLLESNEGVQIQKEEVVGGNIRNIMLQLLLKPTLKPQVSLLREVEKGKVNTTVVELPVYKSSTIIHLERDQRIQNIVQRIDELLVQDKDFKKGIIMQETAGGQAEMSVYSLIYNSETKTEGHVIERGDIKSTIGNLLATANSQRTAASCRVDENEKGNVNLYKSCIEKGDLHYLKSLHTDATADEVDHSFLTEDYIEIVHGDVKEAKRSLCLQKEQVERTISDVLPGDVKNTKKVFSSECSLCVDNCTPKEEIIPGDILSAKQQLAVQQPVLVEKEEIVAGDIKATMQSLERAKQQSMCVEREIIKPGTIYDMDLSDPEIEGSHAQKEQIVSGDVKAAKKSLEMAKQQSMHVEREVVVPGKIYNLNVAAQEESSSEVMQSTCSSSSRCQQIKTYPK